AACGTTGGAATAGGGAGCTCATTCTCGCCTTTAAGATTTGCCCGGGGAGGTGTGTTGCGCCATGCGTACCGCACACTCACCGGGTTATTTATATCTGAGCAGGTGATGTACAACTTGTTTGCTTTTGCGAATGCCTCCGCATTCCTATATTGTTTGCCATCTTCCGATAATTCAACATCGTACACCTTTCCTTCGGAATCTCCCATCACAGTGTCAGTAAAAGTGAGGACCACTTTGCTGCCCGATACCTCACCACTCACAAGTCGCGGTGTAACTTTAACAGGCTGACTGTAAACCTTGCTCCTGATTTCAATAGATGCACGTTCGGCCATCTCCTTTTTGCGCAGGGGATGAATGTCGTTCCATTCTCCCAGTCCAAGACCTACAACCAGCTCGGCATTGGGATCATTGAGAGTTGCCCTGCGCTGAGACTCACGCAATCTCACCCATCCACTTTCGGAGGGATTCTCACTGGGGGACATATAGTCCGGGAGTTGCACAATGAAGAAGGGGAGCGAAGGTTCGTTCCAAATCTTACGCCAGTTGCCCATCAGATCGCCCAGTAATCCTTCATATTCCTCTGCACGGCCGGTGTTCGACTCTCCCTGGTACCACAAGACACCCGCCACAGGGAAGTTACGAAGGGGCCAGATCATACTGTTGTAACAGGCAGTGGCGATGTTCTGCAAACCTATTCCCTGTACCCGCTGCTGCGGCATATAAGCACCATGTCTGAATTTCCATCGAGGAGACAACGGTTGTTCCTCTCCGTTGTCGTATACAATTTTGTAGGGTTTATCCTTTACAAACGATGCGTTGCTGCCTCCAATCAACCGGAGGGTAATCTGGTTCTTTCCCGCCTTCAGGAGACCGGCAGGTATGCGGTATTTGCGAGGTGGATACTGATAGCCTGTTGTGCCGACCAGTACTCCGTTCAGGTAGGTGGAATCGGCATCCACCAGACAGCCTACTCTCAGTAGCGCCGCTTCACCTGCATGTGATGCATCCACCTCAATCTCCTGCCTGAACCAGTATGAGCCGTTATGCGGACCATGGTCCGTGCGGGTCCAATTACGTGAATCGTACTGGTTTACCGTTTGCCACTTCCGGTCATCGTAGTCGGTGGCATACCATTTTTCCTGCACCCCTGGGTCGAGCCTGTACAACAATTCGTTCCAGGCACGACCTGCAATATGTGCTGCCCTGTTCACCTGCGACACATAATCATTGTTGCGTGCAAGCAGCAACTCGTTGTAATAATGGGGATATTTTTTTACATCTGTTTCACTGATCCATGCCTGAATGGGTGTGCCTCCCCAACTGGTGGCGATCACCCCCTGCGGGATCCCTGTCTTCTCGTAGAGGTCGTTGGCCAGAAAATAGGAAAGTGCTGAGAAATCGGATACATTTTCAGGTGCCAGTATCCGCCAGCGGGTATCGGCGAGGTTTTCCTCGGGACCCATTACCTGGGTGTTGTTGGCTACTTTCAGTAAACGTACCTTCTCTTTTTTCAAGGTGTCAGTAAGCTCTTTGTAGAGATCCTCAACACGATAAATCGGGAGATCGATGTTTGACTGCCCCGAAACGATCCAGACATCACCCACCATGATGTTGTTCACGATGATCTCGTTGATTTGCATGCTATAGGGACCGCCGGCTGCTAAGGGGGGTAAAAACAGCGACCAACTGCCCTGCTTGTTAGCTACTGTTGCATATTTTTTTCCCTGAAAGAGAACTGTCACTGCTTCATCTGAATCGGCAGTGCCCCAGAGATGAATCTCCTTTTCTCTCTGTATGATCATATTGTCAGAAATGAGTGGGGGGAGTTTTACAGAACCCTGCAACGATGGTATCAGCAGAGAAAAAGCAATGGTTATGAGAATCCTGGAAAAGAATGTGTGTATCAACAGTTTCATCGGTAATAAAGAGATTTGTAGAAGGTGGGTAGGACATGGAAAGCAGATACAAACAGTGCGGTTTGAAAATGCTTTTTAACAGAACAAAAAGATCAATCGGTCCATTGAGGACCGATGATCTTTTTGTTTAGTAATAACTTAAATGTACATATTGACAATCGCTTCGTAGAGCTCTTGTTTGCCGCTGATCTGTGCAGGTTCTTTCCCTAAAGAAAGAGCGTACTGACGCACTTCTTCCAGCGTGAGTTTACCTTCCTCAAATGCTTTTCCCTTACCCTCATCGAATGATGCATAACGCTCATTGAGCATTGAGAGATAGGGTGATTCTTCAAGGATGGCAGCTGCCGTCTCCAGGGCACGGGCGAAGGCGTCCATGCCGGCGATGTGAGCGATGAAGATATCATCCAGGTCGGTGGAGTTGCGGCGTGTTTTGGCGTCGAAATTGGTGCCACCACCCTGCAAGCCTCCTCCACGAAGGATTACCATCATTGCCTGTGTCAGTTCGTAGAGGTCGATGGGGAACTGGTCGGTATCCCACCCGTTCTGATAGTCACCCCTGTTGGCGTCGATAGAACCCAGGAGTCCCGCATCCACGGCGCACTGCAGTTCATGTTCGAAGGTATGACCGGCCAGCGTGGCATGATTCACCTCAACATTTAGTTTGAAGTCCTTGTCCAGTCCGTGGGCACGAAGGAATCCGATTACTGTCTCTGCATCCACGTCATATTGGTGCTTGGTCGGTTCCATCGGCTTGGGTTCAATGAAGAAGGTGCCCATGAAACCCTTTGAACGGGCATAGTCGCGGGCCATCTTCAGCATGGTGGCCAGGTGTTCCTTCTCCCGCTTCATATCGGTGTTGAGCAGGGTCATATATCCTTCACGACCTCCCCAGAAGACATAATTCTCACCTCCGAGCTCGATTGTGGCATCAAGTGCATTCTTGATTTGCGTAGCAGCATATGCCACACTGTCGAAGTTAGGGTTGGTGGCTGCACCATTCATGTAACGTTT
This genomic window from Dysgonomonadaceae bacterium zrk40 contains:
- a CDS encoding sialate O-acetylesterase, coding for MIIQREKEIHLWGTADSDEAVTVLFQGKKYATVANKQGSWSLFLPPLAAGGPYSMQINEIIVNNIMVGDVWIVSGQSNIDLPIYRVEDLYKELTDTLKKEKVRLLKVANNTQVMGPEENLADTRWRILAPENVSDFSALSYFLANDLYEKTGIPQGVIATSWGGTPIQAWISETDVKKYPHYYNELLLARNNDYVSQVNRAAHIAGRAWNELLYRLDPGVQEKWYATDYDDRKWQTVNQYDSRNWTRTDHGPHNGSYWFRQEIEVDASHAGEAALLRVGCLVDADSTYLNGVLVGTTGYQYPPRKYRIPAGLLKAGKNQITLRLIGGSNASFVKDKPYKIVYDNGEEQPLSPRWKFRHGAYMPQQRVQGIGLQNIATACYNSMIWPLRNFPVAGVLWYQGESNTGRAEEYEGLLGDLMGNWRKIWNEPSLPFFIVQLPDYMSPSENPSESGWVRLRESQRRATLNDPNAELVVGLGLGEWNDIHPLRKKEMAERASIEIRSKVYSQPVKVTPRLVSGEVSGSKVVLTFTDTVMGDSEGKVYDVELSEDGKQYRNAEAFAKANKLYITCSDINNPVSVRYAWRNTPPRANLKGENELPIPTFQWDFAQ
- the xylA gene encoding xylose isomerase, with product MESEKKVNEYFPGIGKIKFEGKESRNPMAFRYYDPEKVVHGRKMKDWFKFSMAYWHTLCAESNDPFGEETKDFEWNNGDAILERAKKKVDAGFEFMQKIGLEYFCFHDVDLVEEGNSLEEYEANLKSIVSYVKEKMNETGIKLLWGTANVFGNKRYMNGAATNPNFDSVAYAATQIKNALDATIELGGENYVFWGGREGYMTLLNTDMKREKEHLATMLKMARDYARSKGFMGTFFIEPKPMEPTKHQYDVDAETVIGFLRAHGLDKDFKLNVEVNHATLAGHTFEHELQCAVDAGLLGSIDANRGDYQNGWDTDQFPIDLYELTQAMMVILRGGGLQGGGTNFDAKTRRNSTDLDDIFIAHIAGMDAFARALETAAAILEESPYLSMLNERYASFDEGKGKAFEEGKLTLEEVRQYALSLGKEPAQISGKQELYEAIVNMYI